In bacterium, the following proteins share a genomic window:
- a CDS encoding tetratricopeptide repeat protein: MRSTMTSLSIRRVLRVAIPILFVAVFAVACGKQTPDEQLAEAQQLLSERQTARGVIKLKELIRDNSDDPAAATGRLLLARYYTQEGNAQKALEQLQEVVDAYPLSDPNAEFALNGVLSIRLQIGDIEGALAQLDKAIEQAPDDQKSDWLLDKAAVLLQSVRMTEEPNPEATAKALEILNDLMLNSEDAQARGQAREQLADYYRSRGEFAKSNEVYEKYLAKYPDDKVRDHLELAMAVNLMKAGEEEKAHELFDPRIASMREAAESELDQQTQLQMLQDVARYYEAMGDLENAEAVKKELMGKVPMTKMAIDTQFDIAMMYARAGNTDRALEILEQIKEENPESQISEQADGLIQGIQRQLEALANPAPLEETPEVPMPGAGS; the protein is encoded by the coding sequence ATGCGTTCAACGATGACAAGCCTATCAATTCGCCGGGTTTTGCGAGTGGCGATTCCGATTCTCTTCGTGGCAGTGTTTGCCGTGGCTTGCGGCAAGCAGACCCCCGACGAGCAACTGGCCGAGGCCCAGCAGCTTCTGAGCGAGCGCCAGACGGCTCGGGGTGTAATCAAGCTGAAGGAACTGATCCGCGACAACAGCGACGATCCGGCAGCGGCGACGGGACGACTCCTGCTCGCCCGCTACTACACTCAGGAAGGCAACGCGCAGAAGGCGCTCGAGCAGCTTCAGGAGGTCGTCGACGCGTATCCGCTGTCCGATCCGAATGCCGAGTTCGCTTTGAACGGAGTGCTTTCGATTCGTCTCCAGATTGGCGATATCGAGGGGGCATTGGCCCAACTCGACAAGGCAATCGAGCAAGCGCCGGACGATCAGAAGAGCGACTGGCTGCTGGACAAAGCGGCGGTTCTGCTGCAGTCCGTCAGAATGACAGAAGAGCCCAATCCGGAAGCCACCGCCAAGGCTCTCGAGATCCTGAACGACCTGATGCTGAACAGTGAGGATGCCCAGGCCCGCGGCCAGGCCCGCGAGCAGCTTGCCGATTATTATCGCTCTCGCGGGGAGTTTGCGAAGAGTAACGAGGTTTATGAGAAGTACCTGGCGAAGTATCCGGACGACAAGGTTCGCGATCACCTGGAACTGGCCATGGCGGTCAACCTGATGAAGGCCGGCGAAGAAGAGAAGGCTCACGAGTTATTCGATCCAAGAATCGCCTCGATGCGCGAAGCGGCCGAGAGCGAATTGGATCAGCAGACCCAGTTGCAGATGCTGCAGGATGTTGCGCGCTACTACGAGGCGATGGGCGACCTGGAGAATGCAGAGGCCGTGAAGAAAGAGCTGATGGGCAAGGTGCCCATGACGAAGATGGCCATCGATACGCAGTTCGACATCGCCATGATGTATGCTCGGGCGGGCAACACGGACCGCGCACTCGAGATTCTGGAGCAGATCAAGGAGGAGAATCCAGAGTCGCAGATTTCAGAGCAAGCGGATGGACTGATTCAGGGCATCCAGAGGCAACTGGAGGCGCTGGCAAATCCGGCTCCGCTGGAAGAAACTCCGGAAGTTCCAATGCCTGGGGC
- a CDS encoding PhzF family phenazine biosynthesis protein — protein MTTLYQVDAFTDRVFAGNPAAVCVLEEARPDAWMQNVAMEMNLSETAFLLPENGAYRLRWFTPAKEVDLCGHATLASAFTLWQTGCTQETLRFKTRSGELQARRAGDWIELDFPALPVEEVAPPAGLVESLGATPVRVGRLRFAYLAEFADEQAVRNLSPDFGRMKSLAAEGIVATAVADGNECDFVSRFFAPNVGIDEDPVTGSTHCALGPYWAVRLGKETVVGYQASRRGGIVRVRVSGDRVQLGGQAVQVAEIRLAE, from the coding sequence ATGACGACGCTGTACCAGGTGGATGCCTTCACGGATCGAGTTTTCGCAGGCAACCCGGCGGCCGTTTGCGTTCTTGAAGAAGCCCGACCGGACGCGTGGATGCAGAACGTGGCGATGGAGATGAACCTGTCGGAGACGGCCTTTCTGCTGCCAGAGAATGGCGCCTATCGCCTGCGCTGGTTCACGCCAGCGAAGGAGGTGGACCTCTGCGGGCATGCGACGCTGGCAAGTGCATTTACATTGTGGCAGACAGGTTGCACGCAGGAAACGCTGCGTTTCAAGACGCGCAGTGGCGAGCTACAGGCTCGGCGCGCGGGCGACTGGATCGAGTTAGACTTCCCGGCGTTGCCCGTGGAGGAAGTCGCCCCCCCCGCGGGTCTGGTCGAGAGCCTTGGCGCGACGCCGGTGCGTGTCGGCAGGCTCCGCTTTGCCTACCTCGCGGAATTTGCCGACGAGCAGGCCGTGCGCAACCTGTCGCCGGACTTCGGACGAATGAAATCGCTTGCGGCGGAGGGGATCGTCGCAACGGCCGTCGCCGACGGGAACGAGTGCGACTTCGTGTCGCGTTTCTTCGCGCCAAACGTGGGGATCGACGAAGATCCCGTCACCGGATCGACGCACTGCGCGCTGGGCCCGTATTGGGCGGTCCGCCTGGGCAAGGAAACGGTTGTCGGTTACCAGGCGTCGCGCCGGGGCGGAATCGTCCGAGTGCGCGTCTCCGGCGACCGGGTCCAATTGGGTGGACAGGCGGTGCAAGTGGCCGAGATTCGATTGGCTGAGTAA
- the mutY gene encoding A/G-specific adenine glycosylase, whose product MSPLTDRIRRDLLDWFSEQRRPLPWRETKDPYAIWLSEIMLQQTTVRAVEPRWRRFLERFPSVKALADASVDDVLAEWSGLGYYARARHLHAAAKMTIRDFGGRLPERFELLLALPGMGRYTAAAVASIAFGEAIAAVDANVERVVARLDAMEEDARSSRGRQKVEQRARELLDPARPGIWNEAMMELGALVCLARAPQCSVCPVADHCAARKTGRPEDFPVLRPKTPMKDVREAAIIVQKEGKILVMKRPPEGSFADMWEIPRSEVAKGEGAKSAAARVLQELTSLQARPRGPVLRLQHVVMRSRIQLHVFTTEHPGGRVRRKFHVAHEWISPSEWMKRPISTTQKDIAQFLAEGKVPRRQAPKPKIASDQPELFDESGEST is encoded by the coding sequence GTGAGTCCCCTGACTGATCGAATTCGACGTGATTTGCTCGATTGGTTTTCCGAACAGCGGCGACCGTTGCCGTGGCGGGAAACGAAGGATCCGTACGCCATCTGGCTGTCGGAAATCATGCTGCAACAAACAACGGTGCGCGCTGTCGAGCCGCGCTGGCGCCGGTTCCTTGAGCGCTTCCCATCCGTCAAAGCTCTCGCCGATGCGAGCGTGGACGACGTACTCGCAGAGTGGTCTGGGCTAGGATACTACGCGCGTGCTCGTCACCTGCATGCGGCTGCGAAGATGACGATTCGAGACTTCGGCGGTCGACTGCCGGAACGTTTCGAACTGCTGCTGGCACTGCCGGGGATGGGACGTTACACGGCGGCGGCGGTGGCCTCGATCGCGTTCGGAGAAGCGATCGCGGCGGTGGATGCAAATGTCGAGCGCGTTGTTGCGCGGCTCGATGCAATGGAGGAAGATGCCCGATCGTCTCGCGGGAGGCAGAAAGTCGAACAGCGCGCGCGAGAACTGCTCGATCCGGCACGCCCTGGCATCTGGAACGAAGCAATGATGGAACTGGGTGCGTTGGTTTGCCTGGCGCGGGCTCCACAGTGCAGCGTTTGCCCGGTGGCGGATCACTGCGCCGCTCGAAAAACGGGACGCCCCGAAGACTTTCCTGTCCTGCGCCCAAAGACCCCGATGAAAGACGTTCGCGAGGCAGCGATCATCGTGCAGAAGGAAGGCAAAATTCTGGTGATGAAGCGGCCGCCGGAAGGATCGTTCGCCGACATGTGGGAAATCCCCCGCAGCGAGGTCGCGAAGGGCGAAGGGGCGAAGTCCGCTGCGGCGCGAGTATTGCAAGAACTAACATCGTTGCAGGCAAGGCCACGAGGGCCAGTCCTGCGACTGCAGCACGTCGTGATGCGCAGCCGGATTCAGTTGCACGTCTTCACGACGGAACATCCGGGCGGGCGCGTCCGGCGGAAATTCCATGTCGCCCACGAGTGGATCTCGCCGAGCGAGTGGATGAAGCGTCCGATCTCGACAACGCAGAAGGACATCGCGCAGTTTCTTGCCGAAGGCAAGGTTCCGCGCCGCCAGGCGCCGAAGCCCAAAATCGCCAGCGACCAGCCGGAACTCTTCGACGAATCTGGAGAATCAACATGA
- a CDS encoding anthranilate synthase component I family protein: MSDSARKFAPTRPPKLGRVTGSALFWPNDESGWKHPPICLPRPVLVMYVDGGGTRVETPEGQVVASNTDRALMPFRWTDEILSVLADSCQGTERRPILRPILPMAALSVSYEYGRTINPYEHCFPHAEKLEVPEFFAAFHTSGFVWSDERWRLVGRPLGRHTRWKDWRPQRADLEWPAPPGMPPAIMGLLEDTPPPETDRFSDPIPCLDRDAHAAAVECIHDHLTAGDIYQANLTSRFESQTSADADSIFAMGLSQGGNRFAANLRGPSWSAISFSPELFIRKWGPQVMTRPIKGTRRRTGQESSDAALGFELLDSEKDRAEHIMIVDLERNDLGRICDYGTVRVEKLMELTSHPSILHLESTITGRARSSARLSDLFGALFPGGSISGAPKRRALEIIGQLENRPRGIYCGALGWVDARGDVELNLPIRTAVRFDDGRVHLHAGGGIVADSDPAEEWEEMQAKLKFLCDAIRLAEMK; the protein is encoded by the coding sequence ATGTCGGACTCTGCCCGGAAGTTTGCACCGACACGACCGCCGAAACTCGGCCGTGTGACGGGCTCTGCCTTATTTTGGCCGAACGATGAGTCCGGCTGGAAGCATCCGCCGATCTGCCTACCGCGTCCCGTACTGGTGATGTACGTGGATGGGGGCGGCACGCGCGTGGAAACGCCGGAAGGCCAGGTAGTCGCATCGAATACCGACCGGGCGCTGATGCCGTTTCGCTGGACCGATGAGATCTTGAGCGTGCTGGCCGACTCCTGCCAGGGTACGGAACGCCGCCCGATCCTGCGACCGATTCTGCCGATGGCTGCGCTTTCCGTATCGTATGAGTACGGGCGCACGATCAATCCGTACGAACACTGTTTTCCCCATGCAGAGAAATTGGAGGTTCCCGAATTCTTTGCGGCATTCCACACGAGCGGATTCGTTTGGTCGGATGAACGGTGGCGCCTTGTCGGCCGGCCGTTGGGACGCCACACACGGTGGAAGGACTGGCGGCCTCAGCGGGCAGACCTTGAGTGGCCCGCTCCACCCGGGATGCCGCCGGCGATCATGGGGTTATTGGAAGACACGCCGCCTCCCGAAACAGACCGATTCTCCGATCCCATTCCCTGCCTTGATCGCGACGCTCACGCGGCGGCGGTCGAGTGCATTCACGATCATCTTACTGCAGGCGATATCTATCAGGCCAACCTGACGAGTCGCTTCGAATCGCAGACATCCGCAGATGCAGATTCGATCTTCGCCATGGGATTGTCGCAGGGCGGCAATCGCTTTGCGGCGAACTTGCGCGGCCCGTCCTGGTCTGCGATCTCGTTCTCGCCCGAGTTGTTCATCCGGAAGTGGGGTCCGCAGGTCATGACTCGCCCGATCAAGGGTACGCGTCGACGTACCGGACAGGAATCGAGCGATGCGGCGCTTGGATTTGAGTTGCTGGATTCTGAGAAAGACCGTGCCGAGCACATCATGATCGTGGATCTGGAACGCAACGATCTGGGACGAATCTGCGATTACGGAACGGTACGTGTCGAGAAGTTGATGGAGTTGACCTCCCACCCATCGATCCTCCATCTGGAATCGACCATCACCGGACGTGCACGGTCATCGGCTCGGCTTTCGGATTTGTTTGGCGCGTTGTTTCCCGGAGGATCGATTTCCGGAGCGCCCAAACGGCGTGCGCTGGAAATCATTGGGCAGTTGGAGAATCGACCGCGCGGAATCTACTGCGGCGCGTTGGGATGGGTGGATGCGCGCGGCGATGTGGAGCTCAATCTGCCCATTCGCACAGCAGTCCGATTCGACGACGGGCGAGTTCACCTGCACGCCGGCGGCGGCATTGTCGCCGATTCCGATCCCGCGGAAGAATGGGAAGAGATGCAGGCAAAGCTGAAGTTCCTGTGCGATGCGATCCGCTTGGCCGAGATGAAGTGA
- a CDS encoding SUMF1/EgtB/PvdO family nonheme iron enzyme, giving the protein MPPGLTADSVIGRGAMGRVYKAWQPKLQRFVAVKTCNLAESEEQGIDPGRLEDEALTIARLSHPNIVTLFDVYRDDIAIYLIMELLEGQPLSRLLSQKVPKQKLGALTDVVETIHGRTIKSEWICEIGAAVARALEYGHSRGILHRDIKPANIFVTQDRHVKLLDFSIAKSESATGRTATGTVFGTVAYMSPEQILNRELDGRTDLYALGCTLYHMATGQPPFSDPNDITVCMKHVNEKAESPYELNPGLHRPLGEVIMRCLAKKPGDRFASAGELAEALSTIQRAGDADLVLLPSGKIMQAGLPTPVPEEDTPEPEDDSAPEIEPIPEVEFHWSASDRPATIPEEEPAEEKPEEKAEERTDKSDDGLDPIFKRNLIPTDEEEKEPESEETPKTPVPSPESEPESEPKETLADSVAGYSSSSSAVMTGSVSSGVTDFPTSGDADSDSGYGSAEDSAFRNAAKRRRALEEMAAEAEESNGLDGFPTLSMPGSGSGSSSGSSSTSAPFSSSMPEAIFPTEMRAAEKEDNRVMRYLIIVAVVVIAFLVTATVVSVMTLTNNQDGDSSGEEIAQGNSTQLPGPQPTPTPEPARPTPTPTPPPTPLPLEPTPTLAPTYNVFKVPLSDKLVLNMVEIPAGKVLMGSQLSEKGRGDDEGPLTAVNLTQPFYVSESEITLAEWRHVMGGGLGDEPNLDHPVTGVSWNEAQQFCGILSRETGITFRLPTEAQWEYVCRAGRQSPFTYGPIISSEVVNFDGTKSYPGAASSTYRGITVPVKSFPPNAWGLYDIHGNVWELTRDYYAPRLPGGNLEDWTGPPSGSYRVIRGGGYKSSAAACRCASRMQIQPDQQEADVGFRVVVEL; this is encoded by the coding sequence ATGCCACCAGGCCTCACGGCGGACTCGGTCATTGGCCGAGGAGCGATGGGTCGTGTCTATAAGGCGTGGCAGCCGAAGCTCCAGCGGTTCGTCGCCGTCAAGACCTGTAACCTCGCCGAATCGGAAGAACAGGGCATCGACCCGGGGCGCCTTGAGGACGAGGCGCTGACCATCGCGCGTCTCAGTCACCCGAACATTGTTACCCTCTTCGACGTCTATCGCGACGACATTGCAATCTATCTAATTATGGAACTGCTGGAGGGGCAGCCGCTTTCGCGCTTGCTCAGCCAGAAAGTGCCGAAGCAGAAGCTCGGCGCCCTGACCGACGTCGTGGAGACAATTCACGGGCGCACAATTAAGAGCGAGTGGATCTGCGAAATCGGGGCGGCCGTAGCCCGCGCGCTGGAGTATGGACACTCGCGCGGCATCCTGCATCGCGATATCAAGCCGGCCAACATCTTCGTCACACAAGATCGCCACGTTAAGCTGCTCGATTTCTCGATCGCGAAGTCCGAATCCGCCACCGGCAGAACAGCGACAGGCACTGTGTTTGGAACAGTGGCCTACATGTCGCCGGAACAGATTCTGAACCGCGAACTGGACGGACGAACGGATCTGTACGCATTGGGCTGCACGTTGTATCACATGGCGACAGGACAACCGCCCTTCAGCGATCCGAACGACATCACGGTGTGCATGAAGCACGTGAACGAGAAGGCGGAGTCGCCTTACGAGTTGAATCCAGGACTTCATCGTCCTCTCGGCGAAGTCATCATGCGCTGCCTGGCCAAGAAGCCCGGCGATCGATTTGCATCGGCCGGCGAACTGGCCGAGGCGCTATCGACGATTCAGCGCGCCGGGGACGCAGATCTCGTGCTGCTGCCGTCGGGCAAGATCATGCAGGCGGGATTGCCGACTCCGGTGCCCGAAGAAGACACGCCTGAGCCCGAAGATGATTCAGCGCCCGAGATCGAACCGATCCCCGAGGTGGAGTTCCACTGGTCGGCATCCGACCGGCCCGCGACGATTCCTGAAGAGGAACCGGCGGAAGAGAAGCCAGAAGAGAAGGCGGAAGAACGAACAGACAAATCGGATGACGGTCTGGATCCCATCTTTAAGCGGAACCTGATACCGACCGACGAGGAAGAAAAAGAGCCCGAGTCGGAGGAGACGCCAAAGACACCAGTGCCGTCCCCCGAATCGGAGCCGGAATCAGAACCGAAGGAGACGCTCGCAGACTCGGTGGCAGGATACTCGTCCTCGTCTTCGGCTGTCATGACAGGCAGTGTTTCCTCGGGCGTGACGGATTTCCCAACAAGCGGCGATGCAGATTCGGACTCGGGGTACGGTTCTGCAGAAGACTCGGCATTCCGCAATGCGGCGAAGCGCCGTCGCGCGCTGGAAGAGATGGCAGCGGAGGCGGAAGAAAGCAATGGGCTGGATGGCTTCCCGACGCTTAGCATGCCGGGTTCGGGAAGTGGTTCTTCTTCAGGAAGCAGTTCCACGAGTGCGCCGTTCTCGTCGTCGATGCCCGAAGCGATCTTCCCGACGGAGATGCGGGCGGCAGAAAAAGAAGACAACCGCGTGATGCGGTATCTCATCATTGTCGCCGTTGTCGTGATCGCCTTCTTGGTCACTGCGACGGTTGTGTCGGTGATGACGCTGACGAATAACCAAGATGGCGATTCATCCGGAGAAGAGATCGCTCAGGGGAACTCCACCCAGTTGCCCGGACCGCAACCAACGCCGACTCCAGAGCCCGCGCGGCCGACTCCGACGCCAACGCCGCCGCCGACCCCGCTGCCGCTCGAGCCGACGCCGACATTGGCGCCGACATACAATGTCTTCAAGGTCCCGCTGTCAGATAAGTTGGTCCTGAACATGGTTGAGATTCCCGCCGGCAAAGTCTTGATGGGATCGCAGCTTTCCGAAAAAGGTCGCGGGGATGATGAAGGTCCGCTGACCGCGGTGAATCTGACGCAACCGTTCTACGTCAGTGAGTCGGAGATCACGCTGGCCGAATGGCGCCATGTTATGGGCGGTGGATTGGGCGATGAACCCAATCTGGACCATCCCGTTACCGGCGTCTCGTGGAACGAAGCGCAGCAATTCTGTGGAATCCTATCGCGTGAAACAGGAATCACGTTCCGTCTGCCCACGGAGGCACAGTGGGAATATGTCTGCCGCGCGGGCCGCCAGTCGCCCTTCACTTACGGACCCATCATCTCCAGTGAGGTCGTCAATTTCGATGGAACGAAATCGTACCCCGGCGCCGCAAGTTCGACGTACCGAGGCATAACAGTGCCGGTGAAGAGCTTCCCGCCGAATGCCTGGGGATTGTACGACATTCATGGAAACGTCTGGGAGCTGACGCGCGATTACTATGCGCCCAGACTTCCGGGCGGTAACCTGGAGGATTGGACGGGACCGCCGAGCGGCAGCTATCGTGTGATCCGTGGCGGCGGATACAAGTCTTCCGCTGCAGCCTGCCGTTGTGCATCGCGAATGCAGATTCAGCCGGATCAGCAAGAAGCGGATGTGGGATTCCGCGTGGTTGTGGAGCTCTAA
- the rny gene encoding ribonuclease Y has product MEYIPYALVGLFLGAVLGYVGRGFYSRTKGENTLSRAQEEASRILETAQKDVEIRLEKAEIEAQKKVEERTRKLEKDLGKRRSEIDRDESRLRKREEQLDKREEQLGRREQSVGDKERNLDARTQSVEVALAEAEEHKAELIRKTEEISGLTAEEAKKLLLESLESEVRQEAAALVRRVETETQDIAEKKSRQILTLAVQRCATDQVSETTVSVVHLPSDEMKGRIIGREGRNIRALEQATGVNIIVDDTPEAVVLSCFDPMRREIARLVLEKLVADGRIHPARIEEVVEKTERQVLEQAREAGEGACIELGIHDMHPELIKLLGRLRYRTSYGQNVLKHSVECAHIAEILASELGLDAKLAKRATLLHDLGKAVSHEMEGPHAAIGAELAKKYRERPEVVHAIEAHHFEVKPRTLTAVITQAADAISAARPGARRETLESYIKRLENLEEIASSFDGVDKSFAIQAGREIRIIVEPDKLNDNECSLLARNVTKRIEEELQYPGQIKVVVVRETRKTEFAR; this is encoded by the coding sequence ATGGAATACATCCCCTATGCCCTGGTGGGGCTCTTTCTCGGGGCCGTACTGGGATACGTAGGTCGAGGATTCTATTCACGGACTAAAGGCGAGAACACCCTGAGTAGGGCGCAGGAGGAAGCCTCCCGGATTCTAGAAACCGCTCAGAAGGACGTCGAGATTCGCCTCGAGAAGGCGGAGATCGAAGCCCAGAAGAAAGTCGAAGAGCGGACAAGGAAGCTGGAGAAGGACCTGGGCAAGCGGCGCTCGGAGATTGATCGCGACGAGAGCCGGCTGCGCAAACGGGAAGAGCAGCTCGACAAACGTGAAGAGCAGCTCGGGCGGCGGGAACAATCCGTCGGCGATAAGGAACGCAACCTCGATGCGAGGACCCAATCGGTCGAGGTGGCATTGGCTGAAGCGGAAGAACACAAGGCGGAACTGATCCGCAAGACCGAGGAAATCTCGGGTTTGACCGCAGAGGAAGCGAAGAAGCTTCTGCTCGAGTCACTGGAAAGCGAAGTCCGCCAGGAGGCGGCCGCGCTGGTCCGGCGAGTGGAAACGGAAACGCAGGACATCGCCGAGAAGAAATCCCGCCAGATTCTCACCCTCGCCGTGCAGCGATGCGCGACGGACCAGGTGAGTGAAACGACGGTCTCGGTGGTTCATCTGCCGAGTGATGAAATGAAGGGCCGTATCATCGGCAGGGAAGGACGCAACATCCGGGCTCTGGAGCAGGCGACGGGAGTTAACATCATCGTCGACGATACGCCGGAGGCCGTGGTGTTGTCCTGTTTCGATCCTATGCGACGGGAAATTGCCCGGTTAGTGTTGGAGAAACTCGTTGCCGATGGGCGGATTCATCCGGCCCGAATCGAGGAGGTGGTCGAGAAGACCGAGCGCCAGGTTCTGGAACAGGCGCGGGAAGCAGGCGAAGGTGCCTGCATCGAACTGGGAATTCACGACATGCACCCGGAACTGATCAAGCTGCTTGGGCGGCTGAGGTACCGGACCAGTTACGGGCAGAATGTCTTGAAGCACAGTGTCGAATGCGCGCATATCGCCGAAATCCTGGCCTCCGAGCTGGGGCTGGACGCCAAGCTGGCGAAGCGAGCGACCCTGCTGCATGACCTGGGCAAGGCCGTGTCTCATGAAATGGAAGGACCGCACGCCGCGATCGGTGCGGAACTCGCCAAGAAGTACCGTGAACGTCCCGAAGTGGTTCACGCAATCGAAGCGCACCACTTCGAGGTCAAGCCAAGAACCTTGACCGCAGTAATCACCCAGGCGGCAGATGCCATTTCCGCCGCCCGGCCAGGGGCTCGAAGAGAAACCCTGGAAAGCTACATCAAGAGACTGGAAAACCTGGAGGAAATCGCCTCCTCGTTTGACGGAGTGGACAAATCCTTCGCGATTCAGGCAGGCCGCGAGATTCGCATTATCGTCGAGCCCGATAAGCTCAATGACAACGAATGCAGTCTGCTGGCGCGAAACGTGACAAAACGCATCGAAGAGGAGTTGCAGTATCCGGGACAAATCAAGGTCGTCGTGGTCCGAGAAACGCGAAAGACCGAGTTCGCCCGCTAG